Proteins from one Vibrio coralliirubri genomic window:
- a CDS encoding GGDEF domain-containing protein, with product MDGFSLDIRTLNFIIILFSFIYCIGLLLFQFTQQSIKGLSIFSISIFVIGSGPLMLSLRGELPDWITVIGANMVIALGFHLALYSLCLFREYSLKCTYLSSLMMLALLPCFIYFTYYEPSIKARIILISFYLAFVTICTAFAVLKGQRDDLTLATRMMALSFLIYGGFMAFRVMVTLFSAELQDFMAAALIHQLAFLVSIVLIVSMSFTMLWLINARLLRSIHDLSYSDPLTALGNRRALDEMVPVIMKLAGTTPVSAIMMDIDNFKSINDQHGHIVGDLVIKSFAEMVQSAIKTSPTASAFRFGGDEIMILLPNVNFLQAQAIACKLRLSISEISAVQGNEMFLTSSFGVAQLHPHENWDGFITRADKALYQAKTNGRNMTSVCPSHINELVTA from the coding sequence ATGGATGGTTTTTCGCTGGATATTAGAACACTTAATTTTATTATTATTTTGTTCTCTTTCATTTACTGCATTGGCTTGTTGCTGTTCCAATTTACCCAACAGTCCATTAAAGGGCTTTCAATTTTTTCCATTTCAATATTTGTTATTGGAAGTGGGCCGTTGATGTTGAGCCTAAGAGGGGAACTCCCTGATTGGATCACTGTTATTGGCGCCAACATGGTTATTGCGCTTGGCTTTCATCTCGCTTTGTATAGCTTGTGCCTGTTTCGAGAATATTCCCTAAAATGCACCTACCTCAGCAGTCTGATGATGTTGGCTCTTTTGCCATGTTTTATTTATTTCACGTACTACGAACCTTCCATCAAGGCTCGAATTATCCTCATTAGTTTCTATTTAGCCTTTGTGACTATTTGCACTGCTTTTGCGGTATTGAAGGGTCAACGTGATGACTTGACCTTAGCAACTCGGATGATGGCCTTGTCATTTTTGATATATGGCGGTTTTATGGCTTTCCGAGTAATGGTGACGCTATTTTCAGCTGAGTTGCAGGATTTCATGGCGGCTGCACTCATTCATCAACTTGCCTTTTTAGTCAGTATTGTTCTTATCGTATCGATGAGCTTCACGATGCTCTGGTTGATTAATGCAAGGTTGCTTAGGTCTATTCATGATCTGTCTTACAGTGACCCTTTAACGGCACTTGGAAATCGCAGAGCATTAGATGAAATGGTTCCAGTCATCATGAAGCTGGCGGGGACTACACCAGTCAGTGCCATTATGATGGATATTGATAATTTTAAGTCGATCAATGACCAACACGGACACATTGTGGGTGATCTCGTGATCAAGTCTTTTGCTGAAATGGTTCAAAGTGCGATAAAAACATCGCCAACAGCCAGTGCGTTTCGTTTTGGCGGAGACGAGATAATGATTTTATTGCCCAATGTTAATTTCCTACAAGCACAGGCTATTGCTTGTAAGCTGCGATTGTCTATTTCAGAGATCTCAGCCGTACAAGGGAATGAGATGTTTCTGACGTCGAGTTTCGGTGTCGCTCAGCTTCACCCACATGAGAATTGGGATGGGTTTATCACTCGAGCCGACAAAGCGTTGTATCAAGCGAAAACAAACGGTCGCAATATGACTTCAGTTTGTCCTAGTCATATTAACGAGCTCGTCACTGCCTGA
- a CDS encoding DMT family transporter encodes MSFSWIAFTLLAAFSQSWRNAFQSKLSGTMSVAGVTLARFIWAGPIALIYLYALYQWQPVSAPYFSGEFVFYIVAAAIMQILATGLMVMLFKLENYAIGAGLAKCEAPVSAVLSVLFFGTALTLTGWIGVLIGTLGVLIMSSASGWRSLSPKVFLLGMACSTAFALTSLWVREASLSIGLPFPHSAAWVLFLVITLQTCIICTYLFFKERDTLRLIFKKSKLVVMTSLASVIGSLGWFSAMSLQAVPYVKTLGQVEVIFMVLISYFWLGQRIARKDIVALILLSIAAVLVMWQ; translated from the coding sequence ATGTCTTTTAGTTGGATCGCCTTTACTCTCCTTGCTGCCTTTAGCCAATCTTGGCGCAATGCCTTTCAAAGTAAATTAAGTGGCACCATGAGCGTGGCTGGCGTGACGTTGGCGCGATTTATTTGGGCTGGCCCAATCGCCCTTATTTATCTCTACGCCCTCTATCAATGGCAGCCAGTCTCCGCACCGTATTTTTCGGGTGAGTTTGTTTTCTATATTGTTGCCGCCGCCATCATGCAGATCCTCGCGACCGGCTTAATGGTGATGCTGTTCAAGCTAGAAAACTATGCGATAGGCGCAGGATTAGCCAAGTGTGAAGCTCCCGTATCTGCGGTGTTATCCGTGTTGTTTTTTGGAACTGCTTTAACATTAACAGGTTGGATTGGCGTACTTATTGGTACTTTAGGCGTACTAATCATGAGTAGCGCTTCTGGCTGGCGAAGCTTGTCCCCGAAAGTGTTCTTATTAGGTATGGCTTGTAGCACCGCCTTTGCTTTAACGTCTCTTTGGGTACGAGAAGCAAGTTTGAGCATAGGGTTGCCCTTCCCTCATAGCGCTGCTTGGGTGTTGTTTCTGGTGATTACTCTTCAGACATGCATTATCTGCACGTATCTTTTCTTCAAGGAACGAGACACGCTGCGCCTGATATTCAAGAAGTCGAAACTGGTCGTCATGACAAGCCTAGCGAGTGTTATCGGTTCTCTGGGTTGGTTTAGCGCAATGTCACTTCAAGCCGTGCCGTACGTAAAGACACTTGGGCAAGTCGAAGTGATCTTCATGGTGTTGATATCCTATTTCTGGTTAGGGCAAAGAATCGCACGCAAAGACATTGTTGCACTCATCTTACTCTCTATCGCAGCGGTATTGGTGATGTGGCAGTAA
- a CDS encoding MFS transporter, giving the protein MTLKEILKIPNVRYFLMFRSSYFARFYYPIFTLLYLDYGLTLSQFAMLNVVWAATIVLAEVPSGAFADTLGRKKLVVLSSIVMFVEIAMIALVPTGNPDLVFIVFLINRILSGLAMALASGADEALAYDTLKEQGNEELWPRVLQIQLRVASTVGIFVTLIGAAMYDVNFMANIFHFLGLAEPESTKDLMRIPVFATLFVAMIAIYAAINMREEKKVMPSDQTKLTTTISSLKLTIDAGKWVFATPYVLFILLYYSLFEHTSRMFLTMNSQYYLAIDIPIIYFGFIGAGISLLKIILAGQSRRLAESMEAKTFIVVMGLACMATYYWISLGWSIYGVIPALVLIFIIMTMNIFISYHLNKKTESHNRATVLSFKGLMFNLGYGLIGILYAYYYKLVSQGYTEQEIEQNLAFLASLSSFFYYFTLLFISISALFYFKNRKQAIF; this is encoded by the coding sequence ATGACGCTCAAAGAGATCCTTAAAATTCCCAATGTCCGCTACTTCTTAATGTTTAGAAGCAGCTACTTTGCGCGTTTTTACTACCCTATATTCACCCTACTTTATTTAGATTACGGGTTAACCCTGTCTCAATTCGCGATGCTCAATGTAGTTTGGGCGGCCACCATTGTGCTTGCTGAAGTACCGTCGGGAGCATTCGCCGATACCTTGGGCCGCAAGAAACTTGTGGTGCTTTCTTCAATTGTGATGTTTGTTGAGATCGCGATGATCGCGCTAGTACCAACTGGAAACCCCGACTTGGTGTTCATAGTCTTTCTTATTAACCGGATTCTCAGTGGCTTAGCGATGGCACTGGCCAGCGGTGCTGACGAGGCATTGGCTTACGACACCTTAAAAGAACAAGGCAATGAAGAGTTGTGGCCGCGAGTGCTGCAAATTCAGCTACGTGTCGCCTCAACCGTCGGTATCTTTGTCACGCTGATTGGTGCGGCGATGTACGACGTGAACTTTATGGCGAACATCTTTCATTTTCTTGGACTAGCCGAACCAGAAAGCACTAAAGACCTGATGCGTATTCCTGTGTTCGCCACCCTATTTGTTGCGATGATCGCTATCTATGCCGCGATTAATATGCGCGAAGAGAAAAAGGTAATGCCAAGCGACCAAACCAAATTAACAACCACTATCTCAAGTCTCAAATTGACGATCGATGCGGGTAAATGGGTATTCGCTACGCCTTACGTGCTGTTCATCTTGCTCTACTACAGCCTATTCGAACACACCTCACGCATGTTCCTAACCATGAACAGCCAATACTATCTGGCCATTGATATTCCAATTATCTACTTTGGTTTTATTGGCGCGGGTATCAGTTTGCTTAAGATTATATTGGCAGGACAAAGCCGAAGATTAGCAGAGAGCATGGAGGCTAAAACCTTCATTGTAGTTATGGGATTGGCATGCATGGCGACTTATTACTGGATCAGTTTAGGTTGGTCGATTTACGGGGTCATTCCGGCACTGGTATTAATCTTTATCATCATGACGATGAACATTTTCATCAGCTACCACCTGAATAAAAAAACCGAATCACACAACAGAGCCACGGTCCTCAGCTTTAAAGGGCTGATGTTTAACCTCGGATACGGTCTTATCGGTATCTTGTACGCTTACTACTATAAGTTGGTGTCTCAGGGCTACACCGAACAAGAAATAGAACAGAACCTTGCCTTCTTGGCCTCACTGTCTTCGTTTTTCTATTACTTCACCTTACTGTTCATTTCGATCAGCGCGCTGTTCTACTTCAAGAACAGAAAACAAGCGATTTTCTAA